A stretch of DNA from Micromonospora sp. NBC_01813:
GCTGCGCAACCCGGAAGGCTCCGAGGTGCTGGTGGAGCGGCCCAGAGGCAGCCTCGACCAGGTGGGCGAGGCGGTGGAGAAGGCCCGGGCCGCCGGGCTGGCCGTCGAGTTCCAGACCACCGGCACCGCCCCGGAGGTGCCCGACGGGGTCGCGCTCGCCGTCTACCGGATCGTGCAGGAATCGCTGACCAACACCCTCAAACATGCGGGGGAGCGGGCGCGGGCCAGCGTCGCCATCGCGTACCGGCCGCAGGACATCGCCATCGAGGTGGTCGACGACGGCGGCGCCCGGGTGCCCGCCCCGGCGCTGACCAACGTCACCCCGCTGCCGGTGCCGACCCCGGTGGCACCGCCGGCGCTGCCCGCCGGCGGGCACGGCCTGATCGGCATGCGCGAACGGACCGCCCTGTACGGCGGCGAGTTCAGCGCCGGAGCCCGGCTCGCCGGCGGCTGGCAGGTCCGCGCCCGGATCCCGCTGACCCTGGCGGTGGCGGCATGAGCGCCGCTGTCGACGGCCCCGAACCCGACGACCGCCCCCCGATCCGGGTCGTGCTCGTCGACGACCAGGCGCTGGTCCGGGCCGGCTTCCGGATGGTGCTCGACTACTCCGGCGACATGACCGTGGTCGGTGAGGCCGGTGACGGCGCCGAGGCGCTGCGCCTACTGCGTACCGTCGACACCGACATCGTGGTGATGGACGTCCGGATGCCGGTCCTCGACGGCGTCGAAGCCACCCGGCGGATCTGCGCCGCCGGCCCCACCCCCCGGGTGCTGGTGCTCACCACCTTCGACACCGAAGCCGACGCGTTCGCCGCGTTGCAGGCCGGTGCCAGCGGATTCCTGCTCAAGAACGTCCCGCCGGAGGAGCTGCTCGCCGCGATCCGGGTCATCGCCAGCGGCGACTCGGTCGTCGCGCCCCGGATCACCCGCCGACTGCTGGACCGCTTCGCCGGCCAACTCGTCGCCACCGGCCCGGCGACCCCGGCGGTCGCCGGACTCACCGACCGGGAACGCGAAGTGCTGCTGCTGATCGGCCAAGGTCTGTCCAACGCCGAGATCGCCGGCCGGCTCACCGTCGCCGAGGCCACCGTCAAGACCCACGTCGGGCGGATCCTGGCCAAGCTGGGGCTGCGCGACCGGGTCCAGGCCGTCGTGTTGGCGTACGAGACGGGGTTGATCCGCCCCGGCACGGCCGGCTGACCGCGCGGACCGCGGCCACCGACGGACGCCGCGGTCCGCGCCGGTGCGACGTACGACCTGAGGCGTACGCCGGCCGCCGCCTGCGACCCGCGGCGGACCCGGAAGTGACGCAGTACGGTGGACGCCACGCGCCGCCCGCGTCCCTAACGTCATGCGCATGTCAACGATCACTTCGACCAGGGCAGCGGCCACCGCGACCGGCCTGTCCAAGGTGTACGGCAAGGGCGAGGCGGCGGTCACCGCGCTCGACGGCGTCGACATCGAGTTCGCCGCCGGCCGGTTCCACGCCATCATGGGCTCCTCCGGCTCCGGCAAGTCGACCCTGATGCACTGCCTCGCCGGCCTGGACCGGCCCACCGCCGGGAGCGTGCACATCGGCGACACCGAGATCACCCGGCTCGACGACCGGCGGCTGACCATGCTGCGGCGCGACCGGATCGGCTTCGTCTTCCAGCGCTACAACCTGCTGCCGACGCTCACCGCCGTGGAGAACATCACCCTGCCGGTGATGATCGCCGGTGGCCGGACCGACCGGGACTGGCTCAACCAGGTGGTGGCCGCGGTCGGGCTCACCGACCGGCTCAACCACCGCCCGTCCGAGCTGTCCGGCGGCCAGCAGCAGCGGGTCGCCGTCGCCCGTGCGCTGATCACCCGACCTGCGGTGATCTTCGCCGACGAGCCGACCGGAAACCTGGATTCGCGCTCCGGCGCCGAGGTGCTGCGGCTGCTGCGCGACGCCGTCGACCAGCTCGGCCAGACCGTGGTGATGGTGACCCACGACCCGCTGGCGGCCACCCGCGCCGACCGGGTCACCTTCCTCGCCGACGGGCGCCGGGTCACCGACCTGGACCGGCCCGACGTCGACGCGATTCTCGACGTGATGTCCCGCCTGGACTCCACCACCGGCCACGCTGGCCTGGACTCCATCACCGGCCACGCCCGCGTGGGTGGGTGAGCCGGAATGCTGCGGCACACCCTGCGCTCACTGCGCGCCAACGCGACCCGGCTGCTGTTGTCCTCCCTGGCGATCGTCCTCGGCGTCGGCTTCGTCACCGGCACCCTGATCTTCTCGGACGGGCTGGACGCCGCCACCAAGGAACGCGCCGGCCGACTCGACCGGCTGGTCGACGTCGAGTTGACCCGCGACACCGAGGAGGGACCGGCCGCCGACGACGCTGAGATCCT
This window harbors:
- a CDS encoding response regulator transcription factor — encoded protein: MSAAVDGPEPDDRPPIRVVLVDDQALVRAGFRMVLDYSGDMTVVGEAGDGAEALRLLRTVDTDIVVMDVRMPVLDGVEATRRICAAGPTPRVLVLTTFDTEADAFAALQAGASGFLLKNVPPEELLAAIRVIASGDSVVAPRITRRLLDRFAGQLVATGPATPAVAGLTDREREVLLLIGQGLSNAEIAGRLTVAEATVKTHVGRILAKLGLRDRVQAVVLAYETGLIRPGTAG
- a CDS encoding ABC transporter ATP-binding protein; the protein is MSTITSTRAAATATGLSKVYGKGEAAVTALDGVDIEFAAGRFHAIMGSSGSGKSTLMHCLAGLDRPTAGSVHIGDTEITRLDDRRLTMLRRDRIGFVFQRYNLLPTLTAVENITLPVMIAGGRTDRDWLNQVVAAVGLTDRLNHRPSELSGGQQQRVAVARALITRPAVIFADEPTGNLDSRSGAEVLRLLRDAVDQLGQTVVMVTHDPLAATRADRVTFLADGRRVTDLDRPDVDAILDVMSRLDSTTGHAGLDSITGHARVGG